One region of Aeromicrobium sp. Sec7.5 genomic DNA includes:
- the rsmI gene encoding 16S rRNA (cytidine(1402)-2'-O)-methyltransferase: MLILAGTSIGQVSDVSRRLGPALSSADVIAAEDTRRLARLTSELGVETRGRVVSFFEGNEQSRTSELVDLLRVGYSVVLVTDAGMPSISDPGYRLVSEAVEAGIEVSVIPGPSAVLTALAISGLPVDRFTFEGFLPRKPSARDRFLKDVAEEQRTLVFFESPHRTEATLRAMRTVFGPERRAVVCRELTKTYEEVVRGTTHDLVVWVEGLEQGVRGEVTLVVEGAAPTEVELNPEVLADLVDRAEATGLSRKDAIAAVAQSTGAPKNLVYDAAHA, translated from the coding sequence ATGTTGATCCTCGCGGGTACCTCGATCGGTCAGGTCTCGGACGTGTCACGACGCCTCGGGCCGGCGCTGTCGAGCGCTGACGTCATCGCGGCCGAGGACACCCGCCGCCTCGCGCGGCTCACGAGCGAGCTCGGGGTCGAGACCCGCGGCCGGGTCGTGTCGTTCTTCGAGGGCAACGAGCAGTCGCGCACGTCGGAGCTCGTCGACCTGCTCCGCGTCGGCTACTCCGTGGTCCTCGTGACCGACGCGGGCATGCCGAGCATCTCCGACCCCGGCTACCGGCTCGTCTCCGAGGCGGTCGAGGCCGGCATCGAGGTCAGCGTGATCCCCGGTCCTTCCGCCGTGCTCACCGCGCTGGCGATCTCCGGCCTGCCGGTCGACCGGTTCACCTTCGAGGGGTTCCTGCCCCGCAAGCCGAGCGCCCGCGACCGCTTCCTGAAGGACGTCGCCGAGGAGCAGCGCACGCTCGTGTTCTTCGAGTCGCCGCACCGCACGGAGGCCACGCTTCGCGCGATGCGCACCGTGTTCGGCCCTGAGCGCCGAGCCGTGGTGTGTCGTGAGCTGACCAAGACGTACGAGGAGGTCGTCCGCGGCACGACCCACGACCTCGTGGTCTGGGTCGAGGGTCTCGAGCAGGGGGTGCGCGGCGAAGTCACCCTGGTCGTGGAGGGCGCCGCGCCGACCGAGGTCGAGCTGAACCCGGAGGTCCTGGCCGACCTCGTCGACCGGGCGGAGGCCACCGGCCTGAGTCGCAAGGACGCGATCGCAGCCGTGGCGCAGAGCACCGGGGCTCCCAAGAACCTCGTGTACGACGCGGCCCACGCCTGA
- a CDS encoding TatD family hydrolase, which yields MAEHWPDAPEPLPAPVVDNHCHLDVGIRGGHRIEVAEALDRAAAVGVPRIVQVGCDLEGSRWAVEVAREFDAIVAAVALHPNEAPRLAEAGELDAALVEIDALASDPVVRAVGETGLDYFRTGPEGREAQHHSFRAHVRIAKKHGRALVIHDRDAHDDVLAILDDEGLPERTIFHCFSGDAAFAAACVERGAFLSFAGTVTFKNAPELRDALKVTPADRILVETDAPFLTPEPNRGRPNASFLVPFTLRNMAETRGDDLTTLCRQVEANTDRAFGGAWPRHTPINR from the coding sequence GTGGCCGAGCACTGGCCCGACGCGCCGGAGCCCTTGCCGGCCCCGGTCGTCGACAACCACTGCCATCTCGACGTCGGCATCCGAGGAGGTCACCGGATCGAGGTGGCCGAGGCGCTCGACCGGGCCGCTGCGGTGGGCGTCCCTCGCATCGTGCAGGTCGGGTGCGACCTCGAGGGTTCCCGGTGGGCCGTGGAGGTCGCCCGGGAGTTCGACGCCATCGTCGCCGCCGTCGCCCTGCACCCCAACGAGGCGCCTCGCCTGGCCGAGGCCGGTGAGCTGGACGCCGCGCTGGTCGAGATCGACGCCCTTGCGTCCGATCCGGTCGTCCGCGCCGTGGGGGAGACGGGGCTCGACTACTTCCGCACCGGACCGGAGGGGCGCGAGGCCCAGCACCACTCGTTCCGCGCGCACGTCCGGATCGCCAAGAAGCACGGCCGGGCGCTCGTGATCCACGACCGCGACGCGCACGACGACGTGCTCGCGATCCTCGACGACGAGGGCCTGCCGGAGCGCACGATCTTCCACTGCTTCTCGGGTGACGCGGCGTTCGCGGCGGCATGCGTCGAGCGGGGCGCGTTCCTGTCGTTCGCCGGCACCGTGACCTTCAAGAACGCCCCGGAGCTGCGCGATGCGCTCAAGGTCACACCGGCCGACCGCATCCTGGTCGAGACGGACGCGCCGTTCCTGACGCCCGAGCCGAATCGCGGCCGTCCGAACGCCTCGTTCCTGGTGCCGTTCACCCTGCGAAACATGGCAGAAACGCGGGGTGACGACCTGACGACGCTGTGCCGCCAGGTGGAGGCCAACACCGACCGCGCCTTCGGGGGTGCGTGGCCTCGCCACACGCCCATCAACCGGTGA
- the metG gene encoding methionine--tRNA ligase: MADRTFYVTTPIFYVNDAPHIGHGYTQTMGDVLSRWHRQRGERVWYLTGVDEHGQKVLRKADENGVAPQDWVDGLVEREWKPMLETIDLANDDFIRTSEERHEVGVQAFWNKLNDNGAVYQGEFSGWYSVGSEEFVGDDDVTDGEGDDAGHKISKLDGSRVEHVTESNYFFRLSDYQQKLLDFFDANPDFIQPASARNEVVSFVTRGLTDLSISRSTFDWGIPVPWDADHIFYVWIEALLNYVTAAGYGSDDAADEQRFEDLWPADVHIVGKDIVRFHAIIWPAMLMAAGLPTPKRVFAHGWILVGGQKMSKSKANGIHPTQIVDTFGSDAYRYYFSRALTFGNDGSISWEDIGARYHAELANGLGNLASRAAAMVGKYFDGELPDAGEHTDAERAIVDLVATATAEADAAIEAIAPHDAVAAIWRIVDGLNGYVTDQQPWQVAKDEAQRERLGTILNTTVEGLRALAVLLHPVMPKATAVLWDSVGGAVIGDLAEQRIADVPRWGQVPAGTPIVKTAALFPRIDLTEE; encoded by the coding sequence ATGGCTGATCGGACGTTCTACGTCACCACGCCCATCTTCTACGTCAACGACGCGCCCCACATCGGGCACGGCTACACGCAGACGATGGGCGACGTCCTGTCCCGGTGGCACCGGCAGCGCGGCGAGCGCGTCTGGTACCTCACGGGTGTCGACGAGCACGGGCAGAAGGTGCTCCGCAAGGCCGACGAGAACGGCGTGGCCCCGCAGGACTGGGTCGACGGCCTGGTCGAGCGCGAGTGGAAGCCCATGCTCGAGACGATCGACCTCGCCAACGACGACTTCATCCGCACCTCGGAGGAGCGCCACGAGGTCGGCGTCCAGGCGTTCTGGAACAAGCTCAACGACAACGGCGCCGTCTACCAGGGTGAGTTCTCCGGCTGGTACTCCGTGGGCTCGGAGGAGTTCGTCGGCGACGACGACGTCACCGACGGCGAGGGCGACGACGCGGGCCACAAGATCTCGAAGCTGGACGGCTCGCGGGTCGAGCACGTCACCGAGTCCAACTACTTCTTCCGGTTGAGCGACTACCAGCAGAAGCTGCTCGACTTCTTCGACGCGAATCCCGACTTCATCCAGCCGGCCTCGGCGCGCAACGAGGTCGTCTCGTTCGTAACGCGCGGTCTGACGGACCTGTCGATCTCGCGCTCGACGTTCGACTGGGGCATCCCGGTGCCGTGGGACGCCGACCACATCTTCTACGTGTGGATCGAGGCCCTCCTCAACTACGTCACGGCGGCCGGGTACGGCAGCGACGACGCGGCCGACGAGCAACGCTTCGAGGACCTCTGGCCGGCGGACGTGCACATCGTCGGCAAGGACATCGTTCGGTTCCACGCCATCATCTGGCCCGCGATGCTGATGGCCGCCGGCCTGCCCACGCCGAAGCGGGTCTTCGCGCACGGCTGGATCCTGGTCGGTGGGCAGAAGATGTCCAAGAGCAAGGCCAACGGCATCCACCCGACCCAGATCGTCGACACGTTCGGCTCGGACGCGTACCGCTACTACTTCTCGCGCGCGCTCACGTTCGGCAACGACGGCTCGATCTCGTGGGAGGACATCGGCGCGCGCTACCACGCCGAGCTGGCCAACGGCCTCGGCAACCTCGCGTCGCGCGCGGCCGCCATGGTCGGCAAGTACTTCGACGGCGAGCTGCCGGACGCCGGTGAGCACACCGACGCCGAGCGCGCGATCGTCGACCTCGTCGCCACCGCCACTGCCGAGGCCGACGCCGCGATCGAGGCGATCGCTCCCCACGACGCCGTCGCGGCGATCTGGCGGATCGTCGACGGCCTCAACGGCTACGTGACCGACCAGCAGCCTTGGCAGGTCGCGAAGGACGAGGCGCAGCGCGAGCGGCTCGGCACGATCCTCAACACGACGGTGGAGGGCCTGCGCGCGCTGGCGGTCCTGCTGCACCCCGTCATGCCGAAGGCCACCGCCGTCCTCTGGGACTCCGTCGGCGGTGCCGTCATCGGCGACCTCGCCGAGCAGCGGATCGCCGACGTGCCCCGCTGGGGCCAGGTTCCCGCGGGCACCCCGATCGTCAAGACGGCGGCCCTGTTCCCGCGCATCGACCTCACGGAGGAGTGA
- the rsmA gene encoding 16S rRNA (adenine(1518)-N(6)/adenine(1519)-N(6))-dimethyltransferase RsmA, translated as MRLLGASDVRRLAEGAQVRPTKQKGQNFVVDGNTVRRIVRIAGVVPDDVVLEVGPGLGSLTLALAEVARRVVAVEIDEVLAALLPSTLAEHAPGLDVEVVLADALHVHELPGPAPTALVANLPYNVSVPVLLNVLQRFPTIERALVMVQAEVAHRLAAGPGSRTYGVPSVKAAWYGETTAAGNVGRSVFWPMPNVESELVGWRRHPAPLGDEEARLRTFAVVDAAFAQRRKTLRSALSGLAGSGAIAEAALVGAGIDPRTRGEQLDVHGFRAIADGLALRPSADPAGSAG; from the coding sequence GTGCGCCTCCTCGGCGCGTCCGACGTCCGTCGGCTCGCCGAGGGGGCGCAGGTGCGTCCCACGAAGCAGAAGGGACAGAACTTCGTCGTCGACGGCAACACCGTTCGCCGCATCGTGCGGATCGCGGGTGTCGTGCCCGACGACGTCGTGCTCGAGGTCGGGCCCGGGCTCGGGTCCCTGACCCTGGCCCTCGCCGAGGTCGCCCGCCGCGTCGTCGCGGTCGAGATCGACGAGGTCCTGGCCGCTCTCCTGCCGTCGACCCTCGCGGAGCACGCTCCCGGGCTCGACGTGGAGGTCGTGCTGGCCGACGCGCTGCACGTCCACGAGCTCCCGGGCCCCGCGCCGACCGCACTCGTGGCGAACTTGCCCTACAACGTGTCGGTGCCCGTGCTGCTGAACGTCCTGCAGCGGTTCCCGACCATCGAGCGGGCGCTCGTCATGGTGCAGGCCGAGGTCGCGCACCGGCTCGCCGCGGGCCCCGGCTCGCGCACGTACGGCGTGCCGAGCGTCAAGGCCGCCTGGTACGGCGAGACGACCGCGGCGGGGAACGTCGGCCGCAGCGTCTTCTGGCCGATGCCCAACGTCGAGTCCGAGCTCGTCGGCTGGCGGCGCCACCCCGCGCCGCTGGGCGACGAGGAGGCACGCCTGCGCACCTTCGCCGTCGTCGATGCGGCCTTCGCCCAGCGACGCAAGACGCTCCGCTCGGCCCTGTCCGGGCTCGCCGGTTCCGGCGCCATCGCCGAGGCCGCCCTGGTGGGTGCGGGCATCGATCCGCGCACCCGGGGCGAGCAGCTCGACGTCCACGGCTTCCGCGCGATCGCCGACGGGCTCGCGCTTCGGCCCTCCGCCGACCCCGCTGGTTCCGCTGGCTGA
- a CDS encoding ubiquitin-like domain-containing protein — protein MNFPQLHLPRPDLAAKFRRTEDGGAKAPWVIALNVFLLLVLSGGAAAYAVMSTTVELTVDGKTETIRTFDDTVEDVLDAQGIDLKASDKVNVDLASAPSSDQPVVIEYAKPVTVTVDGASSEQVTYAPTVGDLLDETGVETTDDAYLSDDHDTQIPRKGLDVVVSSPKNITVVADGQTQALQTSAPTVDEVLDEADVTLGADDEVTLGKDAFVTPDAVLQVVRIVKEQRTEEVAVPFETQVQEDPDAFEGETTVVTPGTPGVASEKVDLVIADGQVRERIVLESTVVQAPVAQVEKHGTKAKPVATGVAPDGVWGALAQCESGGNPATNTGNGYYGLYQFSASTWKSVGGSGLPSEASAEEQTMRAQTLQQRSGWGQWPHCSSKLGLR, from the coding sequence TTGAATTTCCCCCAGCTCCATCTCCCCCGACCTGACCTTGCGGCGAAGTTCCGCCGCACGGAGGACGGAGGAGCGAAGGCCCCCTGGGTCATCGCCCTCAACGTCTTCCTGCTCCTGGTCCTCTCCGGAGGCGCCGCCGCGTACGCCGTGATGAGCACGACCGTGGAGCTCACGGTCGACGGCAAGACCGAGACCATCCGCACCTTCGACGACACCGTCGAGGACGTCCTGGACGCCCAGGGCATCGACCTGAAGGCCTCCGACAAGGTCAACGTCGACCTCGCCTCGGCGCCGTCTTCGGACCAGCCGGTCGTGATCGAGTACGCCAAGCCCGTGACCGTCACGGTCGACGGCGCCAGCAGCGAGCAGGTCACGTACGCCCCGACCGTCGGCGACCTGCTCGACGAGACCGGTGTCGAGACCACCGACGACGCCTACCTGTCCGACGACCACGACACGCAGATCCCCCGCAAGGGCCTGGACGTCGTGGTCAGCTCGCCCAAGAACATCACGGTCGTCGCCGACGGCCAGACGCAAGCGCTCCAGACGTCGGCCCCCACGGTCGACGAGGTCCTGGACGAGGCCGACGTGACGCTCGGCGCCGACGACGAGGTCACCCTCGGCAAGGACGCCTTCGTCACGCCCGACGCCGTCCTGCAGGTCGTCCGCATCGTCAAGGAGCAGCGCACCGAGGAGGTCGCGGTTCCGTTCGAGACCCAGGTCCAGGAGGACCCGGACGCCTTCGAGGGCGAGACCACGGTCGTCACGCCGGGCACGCCCGGCGTGGCCAGCGAGAAGGTCGACCTCGTGATTGCCGACGGCCAGGTCCGCGAGCGGATCGTGCTCGAGAGCACCGTGGTCCAGGCGCCCGTCGCCCAGGTCGAGAAGCACGGCACGAAGGCCAAGCCGGTCGCCACCGGTGTCGCGCCCGACGGCGTGTGGGGCGCGCTCGCGCAGTGCGAGTCGGGTGGCAACCCGGCGACCAACACCGGCAACGGCTACTACGGCCTGTACCAGTTCTCCGCGAGCACGTGGAAGAGCGTCGGCGGCTCAGGCCTGCCGTCCGAGGCCTCGGCCGAGGAGCAGACGATGCGCGCCCAGACCCTGCAGCAGCGTTCGGGCTGGGGCCAGTGGCCGCACTGCTCGTCGAAGCTGGGGCTCCGCTGA